In Pectinophora gossypiella chromosome 5, ilPecGoss1.1, whole genome shotgun sequence, a genomic segment contains:
- the LOC126366965 gene encoding cuticle protein 8-like, with translation MFSKIVILAIALSAACAQHHGQEHGHAYSSQSIVLHQTSHPHHEEHHHAIPVVHHAIPVVHHAVPIVHHAAPIVHSVPVHHEEHHHEEHHSHPKYEFAYSVEDKHTGDIKSQHESRDGHLVKGEYSLHQPDGSVRTVKYTADKHSGFNADVHYSGHSQHIEPQHHHHH, from the exons ATGTTCTCTAAA ATTGTAATCCTCGCTATTGCGCTGTCGGCGGCTTGCGCCCAGCACCACGGCCAGGAGCACGGCCACGCCTACTCCTCGCAGTCCATCGTGCTGCACCAGACTTCTCACCCCCACCACGAGGAGCACCACCACGCCATCCCCGTCGTGCACCATGCCATCCCCGTCGTCCACCACGCTGTCCCCATTGTTCACCACGCCGCTCCTATTGTCCATTCTGTCCCTGTTCATCATGAGGAACATCATCATGAAGAACACCAC TCTCACCCTAAATACGAGTTCGCATACTCTGTGGAGGACAAGCACACTGGCGACATCAAGTCGCAGCACGAGTCGCGCGACGGACACCTCGTGAAGGGCGAGTACAGCCTCCACCAGCCCGACGGCTCCGTGCGCACTGTCAAGTACACCGCTGACAAGCACTCCGG CTTCAACGCGGACGTGCACTACTCCGGACACTCCCAGCACATCGAGCcccagcatcatcatcatcattaa
- the LOC126367111 gene encoding cuticle protein 19-like: MFAKVVILAIAVSAACGQHHGHSHGHATSSQSIVHHHVSHEQQHHAPLVHHAPIVHHAPVVHHAIPVVHQAFPVVHAAPVHHAPAHHEEHHEEHYSHPKYEFAYSVEDKHTGDIKSQHESRDGHLVKGEYSLHQPDGSVRTVKYTADKHSGFNADVHYSGHSQHIEPQHHHHH, encoded by the exons ATGTTCGCTAag GTAGTAATCCTCGCTATCGCAGTGTCAGCGGCTTGCGGCCAGCACCACGGTCATAGCCACGGTCATGCCACCTCCTCCCAGTCCATCGTGCACCACCACGTCTCCCACGAGCAGCAACATCACGCCCCACTTGTCCACCACGCCCCGATCGTCCACCATGCCCCTGTTGTCCACCACGCTATCCCCGTCGTCCACCAAGCCTTCCCCGTTGTTCACGCCGCCCCCGTACACCACGCTCCCGCCCACCACGAAGAACACCATGAAGAGCATTAT TCTCACCCAAAATACGAGTTCGCGTACTCTGTGGAGGACAAGCACACCGGCGACATCAAGTCGCAGCACGAGTCGCGCGACGGACACCTCGTGAAGGGCGAGTACAGCCTGCACCAGCCCGACGGCTCCGTGCGCACTGTCAAGTACACCGCTGACAAGCACTCCGG CTTCAACGCGGACGTGCACTACTCCGGACACTCCCAGCACATCGAGCctcagcatcatcatcatcattaa
- the LOC126367109 gene encoding cuticle protein 7-like: MFAKVIIACALLSVACAGVIAPHGALSAQSIVLGAPGIGHAVAAPALAAPVLGGYGALGGLGLGHGGLVAHAAPVLRAPIAHVGVAHAAAPVEIYAHPRYQFNYGVADGHTGDQKSQWEARDGDVVKGQYSLVEPDGTVRTVNYSADDHNGFNAVVSRAGHAAHPGVAPVVAAPAYGHGHLLG; encoded by the exons ATGTTCGCTAAG GTGATCATTGCTTGCGCTTTACTAAGCGTAGCCTGCGCAGGAGTGATCGCTCCGCATGGCGCCCTCTCCGCTCAGAGCATCGTGTTGGGAGCTCCGGGCATCGGCCACGCGGTAGCCGCCCCGGCCCTCGCAGCACCCGTTTTGGGAGGCTATGGAGCCCTGGGAGGCTTGGGACTAG GTCACGGCGGGTTGGTTGCGCACGCGGCGCCGGTGCTGCGCGCGCCTATCGCGCACGTTGGTGTCGCGCACGCCGCTGCCCCTGTTGAGATTTAT GCCCACCCCCGCTACCAGTTCAACTATGGAGTGGCTGACGGTCACACCGGCGACCAGAAGAGCCAGTGGGAGGCCCGCGACGGTGACGTCGTGAAGGGACAGTACTCGCTGGTCGAGCCCGATGGCACCGTCCGTACCGTCAACTACTCTGCCGACGATCATAATGG TTTCAACGCGGTTGTGAGCCGGGCAGGACACGCGGCTCATCCCGGCGTCGCTCCCGTGGTTGCCGCCCCCGCCTACGGACACGGCCACCTCCTCGGATAG